In one window of Juglans regia cultivar Chandler chromosome 3, Walnut 2.0, whole genome shotgun sequence DNA:
- the LOC108996506 gene encoding cyclin-D3-1-like — translation MAEEEQNPDHTHVNDLSCDEDYWSAVEQPLIRTQNNKVSTTVPVVLAASVRPSPLPQYRVELEHEEHEECWLRILLSKEHEEHTKLFGCFYGLQVDDHDLSLIASHARQEAVHWILDANSYHSFSAFTVVLAVNYLDRFLLSLKLCRELPMKPWMVQLVATACLTLAAKVEETHVPPLLDLQVDKSKYYAFTPKSIQRMELLVLSLLDWKMNPVIPLSFLSYIIEMVPLADHKHQVEFSALFEHFVLSQVLHDFRFVHYGPSVVAVAVTLRVMKQMGFGGEDFDICKNELCHVFQSNEEEFEACYQLFILRSVSNGGRNIANIQATDCVTLLN, via the exons ATGGCGGAAGAAGAACAAAACCCTGATCACACTCACGTCAACGACCTTTCCTGCGACGAAGATTACTGGAGTGCCGTTGAGCAGCCCCTAATAAGAACGCAGAATAATAAGGTTAGTACTACTGTACCCGTAGTACTAGCTGCTTCAGTTCGGCCTAGCCCTTTGCCACAATACCGAGTGGAACTGGAACACGAGGAACACGAGGAATGTTGGCTCCGTATCCTGTTATCTAAGGAACACGAGGAGCATACGAAGCTTTTTGGCTGCTTCTACGGCTTGCAAGTGGATGATCATGATCTGTCTCTAATCGCCTCTCATGCTCGTCAAGAGGCTGTACACTGGATTTTGGATGCTAATTCTTACCATTCTTTCTCTGCCTTCACGGTGGTTTTAGCTGTCAACTATCTGGATCGTTTTCTACTCAGTCTGAAGCTCTGCAGGGAATTGCCCATGAAGCCATGGATGGTGCAGTTGGTTGCTACAGCCTGTCTTACTTTAGCAGCCAAAGTGGAGGAGACCCACGTTCCTCCTCTCCTTGATCTCCAA GTTGACAAATCAAAGTACTATGCATTTACGCCAAAATCAATCCAAAGAATGGAGCTTTTGGTTCTGTCTCTGCTAGATTGGAAGATGAATCCGGTTATCCCACTTTCTTTCCTGAGCTACATAATCGAAATGGTTCCTTTGGCAGATCACAAGCATCAGGTGGAGTTCTCTGCACTGTTTGAGCATTTTGTCCTTTCTCAGGTGCTCCATGATTTTAGATTTGTGCATTATGGGCCATCCGTAGTTGCTGTTGCCGTAACGCTGCGTGTGatgaaacaaatgggttttGGCGGTGAGGATTTTGATATCTGCAAGAATGAACTCTGCCATGTTTTTCAATCCAACGAAGAGGAATTTGAAGCGTGTTATCAGCTGTTCATCCTGAGATCTGTGTCAAATGGTGGGCGCAATATTGCCAATATTCAGGCCACAGATTGTGTTACATTGCTCAATTAG
- the LOC108996490 gene encoding subtilisin-like protease SBT5.4, translating into MILTEQSKMWFSKLSVFFLLFIIFPTFQTPAFAVENSYIVYLGSHAHGPQVSKADLDRVTDYHYEFLGTFLGSQKRAKNAVIYSFNRYINGFVAKLDEEEAAEIAKHPKVVSVFLNQARKLHTTHSWEFMLLDKEGGTGFHHNSLWNEARFGEDTIIGNLDTGVWPKLESFSDRGFGPVPSRWKGICQNDTNGGVPCNRKLIGARYFNKGYAANIGSINSSMESALDLEGHGTHTLSTAGGNFVPGANVLGVGNGTAKGGSPKARVAAYKVCWESVNGSQCFDADIMAAFEMAINDGVDVLSVSLGGPPRKYFNDGLSIGAFHAVKNGVVVVCSAGNEGPTAGTVSNVSPWMITVGASTLDRQFQTFVELQNGLRLKGSSLSKALPEERFYSLINGAQAKAANASAEDATLCLDGTLDPVKAKGKILACLRGKTARVDKGLQASLAGAVGMILCNDAASGNEIIADPHLLPASHINYKDGLAVFAYINSTKDPLGLITPTKAQIGIKPAPFMAAFSSQGPNLVTPEILKPDITAPGVDIIAGFTGATSPSNLPFDNRRVTFNTMSGTSMSCPHVSGVVGLLKTLHPDWSPSAIRSAIMTTARTRDNTVHPVLNGSFKKATPFSYGAGHIRPNRAMDPGLVYDLTVNDYLDFLCALGYKQTEVELFSEAPYECPKSASLLDFNNPSIAVPKLSGSVTVTRKLKNVGSPGTYSARVRKPAGISILVEPNTLKFEKVGEEKSFKLTLKSDKPGVAKGYVFGGLTWSDGKHYVRSPILVAAAAAAAS; encoded by the exons ATGATCCTAACAGAGCAAAGCAAAATGTGGTTTTCAAAGCTTTCAGTTTTCTTCCTtctgtttatcatttttcctaCGTTCCAAACACCTGCTTTTGCAGTAGAAAAT TCTTATATAGTGTACTTGGGGTCCCATGCACACGGTCCTCAAGTTTCCAAAGCTGATCTTGATCGGGTGACTGATTATCATTATGAATTCCTTGGAACATTCCTGGGAAG TCAGAAGAGGGCCAAGAATGCAGTTATCTACTCATTCAACAGATATATCAACGGTTTTGTTGCCAAGCTTGACGAGGAAGAGGCAGCTGAAATCGCGA AGCACCCAAAAGTTGTGTCAGTTTTCTTAAACCAAGCAAGAAAACTACACACAACTCATTCGTGGGAATTTATGTTACTGGACAAAGAAGGTGGTACAGGTTTTCACCACAATTCCCTGTGGAATGAGGCCAGATTTGGTGAAGATACAATCATTGGAAATCTTGACACTG GTGTTTGGCCCAAATTAGAGAGCTTCAGCGACCGAGGTTTTGGACCCGTCCCATCAAGGTGGAAAGGAATCTGTCAAAACGATACCAATGGTGGAGTCCCCTGCAATAG GAAGTTAATTGGGGCGAGATACTTCAACAAAGGCTATGCTGCCAATATTGGGTCAATCAACTCTTCTATGGAAAGTGCACTTGATCTGGAAGGTCATGGTACTCACACGCTCTCAACAGCAGGAGGGAATTTTGTCCCAGGTGCAAATGTTCTTGGTGTGGGCAATGGAACTGCCAAAGGTGGCTCCCCAAAAGCGCGGGTTGCTGCCTACAAGGTATGCTGGGAATCGGTCAATGGCAGTCAATGCTTTGATGCTGATATAATGGCGGCCTTTGAAATGGCCATAAATGATGGTGTTGATGTGCTTTCTGTGTCACTCGGTGGCCCTCCGAGAAAGTACTTCAACGATGGTTTGTCCATTGGAGCATTCCATGCTGTTAAGAACGGTGTTGTTGTAGTATGCTCGGCTGGAAATGAAGGACCAACTGCTGGAACTGTCTCCAATGTTTCACCTTGGATGATAACTGTGGGAGCAAGCACATTGGATCGACAGTTCCAAACTTTTGTTGAACTGCAGAATGGGCTGAGACTCAAG GGTTCAAGCCTGTCTAAAGCTTTGCCAGAAGAACGATTCTACTCACTTATTAATGGGGCACAGGCTAAGGCTGCTAATGCATCTGCAGAAGATGC TACGCTCTGTTTGGATGGAACTCTGGATCCTGTAAAGGCGAAGGGTAAAATTTTGGCTTGTCTGAGAGGGAAAACTGCAAGAGTAGACAAGGGCCTACAAGCATCTCTTGCTGGTGCAGTTGGGATGATTCTTTGCAATGATGCGGCTAGTGGTAACGAAATTATTGCGGATCCTCATTTGCTACCAGCATCACATATTAACTACAAAGATGGCCTTGCTGTCTTTGCCTACATCAATTCTAccaa GGACCCTCTAGGACTTATAACACCCACAAAAGCACAAATTGGCATAAAGCCAGCTCCATTCATGGCCGCGTTTTCTTCCCAAGGGCCTAACCTTGTTACACCAGAGATTCTCAAG CCTGATATTACTGCTCCTGGAGTGGATATCATAGCTGGCTTCACTGGAGCAACAAGCCCATCAAACTTACCTTTTGATAATCGTAGAGTTACTTTTAACACCATGTCTGGCACATCTATGTCTTGCCCCCATGTTTCTGGAGTCGTTGGCCTTCTTAAGACACTTCATCCTGACTGGAGCCCTTCCGCAATAAGATCTGCAATCATGACAACTG CGAGAACAAGGGATAACACCGTGCATCCAGTTCTCAATGGATCCTTTAAGAAGGCAACGCCGTTCAGCTATGGCGCTGGCCACATTCGACCAAACCGTGCCATGGACCCTGGCTTGGTCTATGACTTAACCGTGAATGACTATTTGGACTTCCTCTGTGCTCTTGGCTATAAACAGACTGAAGTTGAACTCTTTTCCGAGGCTCCTTATGAATGTCCCAAGTCGGCAAGCCTTCTGGATTTCAACAATCCATCCATAGCAGTCCCTAAACTCTCTGGTTCTGTCACAGTGACTCGAAAACTGAAGAATGTTGGCTCACCAGGCACCTATTCAGCTCGTGTAAGAAAACCAGCTGGGATTTCAATTCTTGTTGAGCCTAATACcttgaagtttgagaaagttggaGAAGAGAAGAGCTTTAAATTGACCCTGAAATCGGATAAACCTGGCGTGGCTAAAGGCTACGTGTTTGGAGGGCTAACTTGGTCAGATGGCAAGCACTACGTAAGAAGTCCAATACTAGTTGCTGCTGCTGCCGCCGCTGCCTCTTAG
- the LOC108996567 gene encoding probable galactinol--sucrose galactosyltransferase 2: MIHTTMFPSPVRFLQLGSGQRFSSLLASNQRIISRGSLRANGLPPCRPSMFLSTKPVLKNGTLSINGKDALTGVPDNVVVTPLTDSSAFVGATSADASSRLVFKLGVIEDVRILCLFRFKLWWMIPRVGNSGSDIPIETQMLLMEVREGTEIGAPNETISYILFLPVLDGEFRSSLQGNSSNELQLCIESCDPAVVTSESLKAVFVNYGNHPFDLIHESMKMLEQQLGTFTLRETKQMPGMLDWFGWCTWDAFYQEVNPQGIRDGLKSLSQGGTPAKFLIIDDGWQDTTNEFQKEGEPYVEGSQFGGRLVSIEENNKFRRTENEAQIEAPSSLKDFVSEIKTNFGLKYVYVWHALLGYWGGLVPNALGTKKYDPKLRYPIQSPGNLANMRDISMDSMEKYGIGTIDPAKISQFYDDLHKYLVSQDVDGVKVDVQNILETIATGLGGRVSLTRQFQKALEDSIATNFQDNSIICCMGQSMDTVYHSKRSAITRASDDYYPSNPTTQTLHIAAVAFNSIFLGEVFVPDWDMFYSYHDAAEFHAVARAVGGCGVYVSDKPGQHDFKVLKRLVLSDGSVLRAKYPGRPTRDCLFNDPVTDGKSLMKIWNLNKCTGVLGVFNCQGAGTWPCLEIKAKGDLSSELSGQVSPADVEYFEEVSGKLWTGDCAVFAYNTGSLVRLPKEETFDVTLKVLQCDVFTVSPIKVYNQKIEFAPVGLVNMYNSGGAVKAIDFSSDSSTCEIHVKGRGAGTFGAYSSTKPKSCYINSKVEEYDFRDEDNLLTLTVPATTSSWDVVICY, translated from the exons ATGATTCACACCACTATGTTTCCTTCACCTGTGCGGTTTCTGCAACTCGGCTCCGGCCAGAGATTCTCCTCATTGTTAGCTTCAAACCAGAGGATTATCTCTCGTGGGAGCCTCCGCGCCAATGGGCTGCCGCCATGCAGACCATCCATGTTTCTCAGTACAAAGCCCGTCCTTAAAAATGGTACTCTTAGTATCAACGGGAAGGATGCATTGACGGGTGTGCCTGACAATGTTGTAGTGACACCTCTGACGGATTCATCGGCGTTCGTGGGTGCTACTTCAGCAGACGCTAGTTCCCGACTTGTTTTCAAGCTTGGAGTCATCGA GGATGTCAGGATATTGTGTCTGTTTAGATTTAAACTCTGGTGGATGATACCACGAGTGGGGAATTCAGGTAGTGACATTCCTATTGAAACTCAGATGCTGCTGATGGAAGTGAGGGAAGGAACAGAGATTGGTGCACCTAATGAAACAATTTCTTATATCCTTTTCTTGCCGGTGCTAGATGGTGAATTTAGAAGCAGTTTACAGGGAAATTCATCAAATGAACTCCAGTTATGCATTGAAAGTT GTGACCCGGCTGTAGTTACCTCAGAATCTCTGAAAGCAGTTTTTGTAAATTATGGAAACCATCCATTTGATCTGATCCACGAATCAATGAA AATGTTGGAGCAACAGCTCGGAACCTTTACACTTAGGGAAACCAAACAG ATGCCTGGAATGTTAGATTGGTTTGGTTGGTGCACCTGGGATGCTTTCTACCAAGAAGTTAATCCTCAAGGAATCAGAGACGGCCTCAAAAG TTTATCCCAGGGAGGCACTCCagcaaaatttttaattatagatgATGGTTGGCAAGATACAACTAATGAGTTCCAGAAAGAAGGGGAGCCATATGTCGAAGGGTCCCA GTTTGGGGGCAGATTGGTCAGCATCGAAGAAAATAACAAGTTTCGAAGAACAGAAAATGAGGCTCAAATTGAGGCACCAAGCAGTCTGAAGGATTTTGTTTCGGAAATTAAGACGAATTTTGGCCTTAA gTATGTCTATGTCTGGCATGCACTGTTGGGCTACTGGGGAGGGCTTGTTCCAAATGCTTTAGGAACCAAAAAGTATGATCCAAAGTTAAGATATCCAATACAGTCGCCAGGGAATTTGGCAAACATGAGGGATATATCTATGGATTCTATGGAGAAATATGGCATTGGTACAATAGATCCTGCTAAGATATCTCAGTTTTATGATGATCTACACAAATATCTTGTTTCACAGGATGTGGATGGGGTTAAGGTTGATGTTCAGAACATCCTGGAAACTATTGCAACTGGTTTAGGTGGTCGGGTTTCTCTTACTAGGCAGTTCCAAAAAGCACTTGAGGATTCTATTGCCACCAACTTCCAGGACAACAGCATTATCTGCTGCATGGGTCAGAGCATGGATACTGTTTACCA CTCAAAAAGAAGTGCTATCACACGAGCATCTGATGATTACTACCCCAGCAATCCAACTACACAGACACTACACATAGCTGCTGTGGCTTTCAACAGCATTTTTCTTGGTGAAGTTTTTGTCCCTGATTGGGACATGTTCTAT AGCTACCATGATGCAGCTGAGTTTCACGCAGTTGCTAGAGCTGTAGGAGGTTGCGGAGTCTATGTTAG CGATAAACCTGGCCAGCATGATTTCAAGGTACTTAAAAGGCTGGTACTTTCTGATGGGTCAGTGCTCAGAGCTAAATACCCTGGAAGGCCAACGCGTGATTGTTTATTTAACGACCCGGTTACGGACGGGAAGAG TCTTATGAAGATTTGGAATTTGAACAAATGCACTGGAGTTTTAGGCGTCTTCAACTGCCAAGGAGCAGGAACGTGGCCTTGCCTGGAAATTAAGGCTAAAGGAGATCTTAGCTCTGAGCTTTCTGGGCAGGTCTCTCCTGCAGATGTCGAGTATTTTGAAGAGGTTTCTGGGAAGCTATGGACTGGAGACTGTGCAGTATTTGCTTACAACACAG GGTCTCTTGTGCGATTACCAAAGGAAGAAACGTTTGATGTCACATTGAAAGTTCTGCAATGCGATGTCTTTACTGTATCTCCTATAAAG GTTTACAATCAGAAGATTGAATTTGCACCAGTTGGGTTGGTAAATATGTACAATTCTGGTGGAGCTGTTAAGGCTATTGACTTCTCTAGTGATTCTTCCACTTGTGAAATACATGTTAAGGGGAGAGGAGCAGGTACTTTTGGAGCATACTCCAGCACCAAGCCTAAGTCATGCTACATAAACTCGAAAGTTGAGGAATACGATTTCAGAGATGAAGACAATCTTTTGACACTCACAGTTCCTGCAACGACCAGTTCTTGGGATGTTGTTATATGTTATTGA